Proteins encoded in a region of the Phoenix dactylifera cultivar Barhee BC4 chromosome 3, palm_55x_up_171113_PBpolish2nd_filt_p, whole genome shotgun sequence genome:
- the LOC103698842 gene encoding cytochrome P450 71A1-like: MESLLTLLAYSCLLSFPIAVFLCVKATWPSPRLPPGPSRLPIIGNLHQLGEHPHRSLRLLSEKYGSLMSLKLGFIPTIIVSSREMASEILKTQDLVFCTRPPLVAFKRFSYGGRDMGLSPYSEQWRQLRKISMLEVFSAKRVQAFQSIREEEVNTLVQTLLTQSSSGPVNLSEMSFCLFNNITTREIFGRRISGDGDCTSSKYHSLLNEMMSLLGGFFLGDFFPSMEWLDVLTGTRARLKRSFLAMDEFLEEEIEKHIHGGGSPDDFISVLVGLQKDLSLGFPLTRDHIKGIAMDVFVGGSDTSASILESGMTELMRNSIVMKKAQDEVRGLLGNKGKVEEGDIQQLHYLKLVIKEILRLHPPAPLLAPRECMQDCKINGYNIPKKVRVYINAWAISRDPRHWQDPEAFIPERFENNDINFKGQHFQFIPFGSGRRMCPGMSLGVVSAELALANLLYRFDWDLPGGMNKEDIDMEEQFGLVVRRRSPLILVATPTSFVT; this comes from the exons ATGGAGTCCTTGCTTACTCTCTTAGCTTACTCATGTCTCCTCTCATTCCCAATAGCTGTATTCTTGTGCGTCAAGGCCACCTGGCCAAGCCCGAGGCTCCCTCCTGGCCCGTCAAGGCTCCCAATCATCGGCAATCTTCATCAGTTGGGTGAGCATCCACACCGCTCGCTCCGGTTACTCTCGGAGAAGTATGGTTCCCTCATGAGCCTAAAGCTTGGTTTCATACCAACCATCATCGTATCCTCACGGGAGATGGCCTCCGAGATTCTAAAGACCCAAGATCTCGTCTTTTGCACCAGGCCTCCCCTCGTCGCCTTCAAGCGATTCTCTTATGGTGGACGGGACATGGGATTGTCACCCTACAGCGAACAGTGGAGACAACTGAGGAAGATTAGCATGTTAGAAGTCTTCAGTGCAAAGAGGGTGCAAGCCTTTCAGTCCATAAGGGAGGAAGAAGTGAACACCCTAGTACAAACTCTGTTAACGCAATCCTCGAGTGGTCCTGTGAATCTTAGTGAGATGTCTTTCTGCCTCTTTAACAATATCACTACTCGAGAAATCTTCGGCAGGAGGATTTCGGGTGATGGTGACTGCACGAGCAGCAAATACCATTCTCTCCTAAATGAGATGATGTCTTTACTGGGAGGGTTTTTTTTAGGGGACTTCTTTCCTTCGATGGAGTGGTTGGATGTGCTCACCGGGACGAGAGCGAGGCTCAAGAGGAGCTTCCTTGCCATGGATGAGTTTCTTGAGGAGGAGATCGAAAAGCACATCCATGGTGGAGGAAGCCCAGATGACTTCATTAGTGTTCTCGTCGGGCTTCAGAAGGATTTAAGCCTTGGATTCCCCCTCACCAGGGATCATATCAAAGGCATCGCCATG GATGTGTTTGTTGGTGGATCAGACACCTCTGCATCTATCCTAGAATCGGGAATGACTGAGCTCATGAGGAACTCAATAGTTATGAAGAAAGCACAAGATGAAGTTCGAGGACTCCTTGGAAATAAAGGAAAGGTGGAAGAGGGTGATATTCAACAACTACATTATCTCAAGCTCGTAATTAAGGAAATTCTTCGGTTGCACCCCCCCGCTCCATTGCTAGCCCCTCGAGAATGCATGCAAGATTGCAAGATCAATGGATATAACATTCCTAAGAAGGTAAGGGTGTACATAAATGCATGGGCTATCAGCAGGGATCCTCGACATTGGCAAGATCCAGAAGCCTTCATCCCTGAAAGGTTCGAGAATAATGATATCAATTTCAAAGGGCAACATTTTCAGTTCATACCTTTCGGGAGTGGCCGGAGGATGTGCCCAGGGATGTCATTGGGTGTGGTTTCCGCAGAGCTTGCACTTGCCAATCTTCTCTATAGGTTTGATTGGGACTTGCCTGGTGGAATGAACAAAGAAGATATTGACATGGAAGAGCAATTTGGTTTGGTAGTTCGTAGGAGATCACCTCTTATTCTAGTAGCAACCCCAACATCTTTCGTTACCTAG